A single genomic interval of Nomascus leucogenys isolate Asia chromosome 3, Asia_NLE_v1, whole genome shotgun sequence harbors:
- the DKK1 gene encoding dickkopf-related protein 1, producing the protein MMALGAAGATRVFVALVAAALGGHPLLGVSATLNSVLNSNAIKNLPPPLGGAAGHPGSAVSAAPGILYPAGNKYQTIDNYQPYPCAEDEECGTDEYCASPIRGGDAGVQICLACRKRRKRCMRHAMCCPGNYCKNGICVSSDQNHFRGEIEETITESFGNDHSTLDGYSRRTTLSSKMYHTKGQEGSVCLRSSDCATGLCCARHFWSKICKPVLKEGQVCTKHRRKGSHGLEIFQRCYCGEGLSCRIQKDHQQASNSSRLHTCQRH; encoded by the exons ATGATGGCTCTGGGCGCAGCGGGAGCTACCCGGGTCTTTGTCGCGCTGGTAGCGGCGGCTCTCGGCGGCCACCCTCTGCTGGGAGTGAGCGCCACCTTGAACTCGGTTCTCAATTCCAACGCCATCAAGAACCTGCCCCCACCGCTGGGCGGCGCTGCAGGGCACCCAGGCTCTGCAGTCAGCGCGGCGCCGGGAATTCTGTACCCGGCCGGGAATAAGTACCAGACCATTGACAACTACCAG CCGTACCCGTGCGCAGAGGACGAGGAGTGCGGCACTGATGAGTACTGCGCTAGTCCCATCCGCGGAGGGGACGCGGGCGTGCAAATCTGTCTCGCCTGCAGGAAGCGCCGAAAACGCTGCATGCGTCACGCTATGTGCTGCCCCGGGAATTACTGCAAAAATG GAATATGCGTGTCTTCTGATCAAAATCATTTCCGAGGAGAAATTGAGGAAACCATCACTGAAAGCTTTGGTAATGATCATAGCACCTTGGATGGGTATTCCAGAAGAACCACCTTGTCTTCAAAAATGTATCACACCAAAG GACAAGAAGGTTCTGTCTGTCTCCGGTCATCAGACTGTGCCACAGGATTGTGTTGTGCTAGACACTTCTGGTCCAAGATCTGTAAACCTGTCCTGAAAGAAGGTCAAGTGTGTACCAAGCATAGGAGAAAAGGCTCTCATGGGCTAGAAATATTCCAGCGTTGTTACTGCGGAGAAGGTCTGTCTTGCCGGATACAGAAAGATCACCAGCAAGCCAGTAATTCTTCTAGGCTTCACACTTGTCAGAGACACTAA